The Microtus pennsylvanicus isolate mMicPen1 chromosome 5, mMicPen1.hap1, whole genome shotgun sequence DNA segment cacacacacacactccccgcTCACCTGGGGAGCGCCGGGAGCGCGGTGGAACCAgcgagcagcagcagcaacagcaacagcggAGGCCTGGGCAGTGGATGCTCCATGGTCCTGCTCCGTGTGTGCTGAGCTGTGCAGCTGCAGCCTGAGCTCCGCGCCCCTGCTTTATAGCTGCCCCGGCGGCAGGTGGGGGGCTCCAGCACCGCCCCGGCTCCGCGAGGCCGGCCGCGCCCCATCGATTGCGGGAAGGTCAGGGCCACCCCCACAGCTGTCGTCCGGCCACCTCCCGTCCCGTTGGCGCCCCTCAGCTGACTGGGAGGGGGAGTAGAGGGGTTAGTGCTACCAGGTAGCGAAATAGACACCTCCATCTGGGACCACGGGCAAGGAACAGGGTTTGGCGGCtcaggacaggcagagagaatcaCACTGCCAGGCCACTCCAGCCTCAGTTCATCTTGGCGCCAGCCCTAGACCCTGGAACACTCTTCTCAGGAAGGGACAGTAGGTGTCTTGAGAAGCCTAGGAAGGGGCAGTAGATGACTGAGGGGGAAGGAGACCAGAGTCCGATCTGGGGACCGAGGCAGAGAAACCGCCTGTAAGGGCAGACGGGCACCCGAAACAAAAATGGGAATCCTCTTAGGCCCTGAGGCTGCATTTTTGGATGGGAGCAAACATCCTATTCGTATTGGAATCAGGAAGTAAAACTGGGTTAGAATAAGAGAAAAGCAGGCCTTAGAGGTtgtaggggaggaaggaggggggagcTATGGATGGGAATTGACTTGCAAAACATCTCCATCCCTGGCATCCGGGAGAAGTGGTAGGAGGACACTTGTCTAGCGTGCACCAGGACCTCCGTTCCACCCAGCACAGAAACCCGAACCAAAAGACAATCCCTAGAATCAAATTACAAAACTAGCAAACTGTGATGAACTAGCTCTTGAGTAAAAGTCATgtaatggtttttgttgttgttgttgttgttttgtttatttgttcgtttttttgagacagggtttctctgtgtagctttggtgcctgtcctggaactcactctgtagaccaggctggcctcaaactcacagagatccagctgcctctgctcaAAGGTGTAAGTCACCACACCACGGCcaagcttttctcttttctttttttttcttttcgttctttctttattttattgcttgtttgtttgtttgtttgttatgggaatggtttgttttgttttggaggcagagtatatagctcaggctgcctttgaactcatcATCTAGCCCACGTTGGCCTGAAACCCTCAGCAAtcttcttgccttagcctctcaaAAGCAGAGATTGCAGTCACCAGTCACCAAATCCAGCTCTGCTTgcattttggggggaggggatcaGGTTTTGAGCTTTGGAGTTCTTTGCTTTgaatctttgagacaaggtttatatacaccaggctggcctggaatttgttaCATTGTTTAGGATAGCTTTGAATTGCAGATCTTCCTGCCATATCGGTACTGTATCTCTGGAGCCCTGGTACTGCAGGTGGAACAAGGCTGTTCTTTTGCAGTGCTAAGAATGGAATTTAAGGCTTCACACGTGCTAAGGTAGCACTGGGTAAAGGAGCTCCCCACCCCTCGCCCTCCACAGGGGGCTTTAAAAACAATTAGTGGGCTTCACATTTTAGAGAAGTTTTCCATTTACAGAAAAACTGAACCGAAAGCGTGGCATTCAGTTCCCTAATGCCCTCACATACTCCCTCCACCCAGAATCCCCTTCTACTAAGAAGCAGGGAGTAGAGGGTATTattggctctgtggttaagagagcctgctgctcttacagaggacctcagttcagttcccacaccCACACAGGATGGCACACAGGGTggctctcaactgcctgtaactccagctggggGCATCTGATACCTTCTAGCCTCTACGGACAGTGCGGTCCTGCTGCTCCCCACAGACACTCGAgtggacagagaaacagaagcagactttttttttcttccagagacagggtttctctgtgtagccctggttgtcctggaattcactctgtagaccaggctggcctcaatctcagaaatccacctgcctctgcctcctgagtgctgggagtaaaggcgcgCCCCATCACCGGTGGCCCAGCTATTttaagaaagggaggggggacgGTGTGGCACACAGccagatcccagcacttaggaaacagaagtcggcagatctttgagtttgaggtcagtctgattgacaaagtgagttacaggacagccagagctacacaggaacACTGTTTGGAATAAACCACAAGGGTGGGGGATGCGGGGGAGGAACACTAGTGACATATACTTATAGCctagcttttgggaggcagaggcaggaagattgcaagctTCAAGCCAACAAGGGCAACTTGATGAGACccttaaaagtaaacaaaacaccctggcactggagaggtggctttgtCACAggttctgtgtagccttggctgtcctggaactagctccgtagactgggctgggcttgaactcacagagctcaacctgcctctgccaccaccgcctggcttgaacCATGGTCAACACAGCAGTATCTTCAAGGCCTGCAGTTCTCACCAGGAGCCACATTGGGGGCCGAACATCCTGTCGGTTTAGACAACATAAACTGGCTTGGATCCAGCTCCATAGCATCAAAGACAGCAAGCAGTGTCACAGCCCCGAGAGCTCCCTGTGGAGccttcttcctcctgcccccaGACCCCCGATCTTGTCATTGACACTGGTAATAACTGCTTGTTCCAGAGtgtccaggctggcttctgaaTTTTAAAGATCGCGTTTGCTTATTTGTGTGGGTGGGTAGGTGAGTGGGTGCATGGAAGTCAGAGCACAGCTTGTTggagctggctttctccttcttccctgtgggatccagggatcaaactggGGGGACAAGCTTGGCAGCAGGgacctttacccaccgagccacctTGCTAGTTCCACACCGGCTTCTGTCATTTGGCAGTAATCCTCTGCACCACCTTTGAGTCTTTTCATGGCTCAGCAGCTCAATTCTTCCTAGGGCTTAGCAAATGTTCCCCTGTCTGAATGGACCAGTGTGTTTAGCCACTCACCCAGTGAAGGTCGTTTGTGTTGTTCCCAAGTTCAGGCAACTATAAATAAAGCTGTcgtaaaatggtgtgtgtgtgtgcacgtgtgtacgcatgtgtgcgtgtgtgtggtgcatgtgtgcgggtgtgtgtgtgtgtgcatggttgtgTGCTAGAGCCACAgacagagctcagtggtagagcgcttacCTGTATGCATGAGGCCTAGGTTCAATACTGAAGACTGCAGGGGGAAGAAGCATATGTCAGTCCTGACCAATGGAACCATAGAAATTACGCTAGAATCAAATCCCTGAGTAAATAAGCagaagggaggagacaggtggTTAGTGAGCAGTGACCTACAGGAACGGGGGCGGGCAGGAGGTAGTCCTCTGCCAGCCAGACAGTCTAATGTGCGCACGGCCTCATCAGGGAGTTAGTTAGGCCAGGGGAGAGTGTAGGATAATGGTTACTAACGGCTACTACCCTGTGACAGGGACCACCGCACACTGAGGTCAGAGGCGGGTGACAGGGGCCACCGCAcactgaggtcagaggagggtcACATAGCTGGCTGAGGCTGTGTTTAGAAAGGGCTTAAGAAAGACCCtgagagctaggcatggtggcatatgcttctaatcccagcacttgggaggcagaggcagaaggatctctgtgagtctgaggccagcctgctctatatagagagtcagccagggctacaagaaGGAACTCCTTCTCAAAAAGCCAActaaccaaccagccagccagccaaacaaacaaacaaacaaacaaacggaaaAGCCGGTTCCTGAGAGATTGCTTTGTCAATGTCCTTTCAAGGCCAGGAGCCAAGCGAACCTCATGTGCTCTAGTTGCGTGGCAGTCGCTAGCAACGGATTACAATGACTTGGATTTTATAAagttcctgcctgcaggttcctgcagGCTTCTCTCAATAAGCTATAACCTGTAAACtgaataaaccatttcctccccgaGCTGTTTTCTGTCgtggtgtttacagcaacctggGGAAGGCAGTCTACCTAGTGGGACCATGTttcaaaaccaagcaagcaaacaaataaacaaacaaaaccagaaagaaaccTACAGTGGCCTGGCGTAGTGGTGcttgattttaatcccagcattcaggagacaggtGTGTGactctctgtgagatcaaggccagtctggtctatatagagagctccaggtcagccagggctacatagagagactttctcaacaaaaacaaacaacaacaaaaggggcAAGGGATGCCTTGGatattttcttctatgttctTGACGGACTGACTCAATTACCAGAGGGAGTCATTACCTTCTCCAATGTTTCTGTTTCCAGGCGGCTTTTGGCAGCAGCCGATGACAGAGCAGTCCTCGGCAGGCGCTGGAGTCTGAAGTCTGCAAGGATGAAGAGCAGAGGTGAGGTCCATGCTTCCCGAAGACCCTTGCCTAGGAAGGCACACAGATGCTTGTAGAATTAGCCTCCCGGGGCAGAACAAAGACCTAGAAAAATAACTGCTATCTCAAGGCACCCCCCAAGAAGGGCCAGGCGACCaggtggccaggtgtggtgacgcAGTACCTATAAACCCAGagcctgagaggcagaggaaaagaTCTCTGCaagtccaagaccagcctggcctacatatcCAACctcatgggaaagagtaaaggaCAGGCTCAGTGGTGGGAACCTTGAGGGAGACTTTCTATGAATGAGCTACCAAGGCTCTGTGCAGCCAAGGAAGGGAGCCCTTGGCCCTAGGCCTGGTCTTGAATTGGGCCACAGCCTCCTGCAGGTCCTGCTTGAGCATGCCAGCCTCGGCCCACACTGAGCCAGGGTACACTCTGGGCCGTGTCGTTGGACTTATCCCAGTTCAGTAGCACTGGGGATGGTCAGTGCGGTGCCCATGGCACAAGCCCCTCACGCTGGCTGGCAGTGTCTAGCGATGTGCAAGGGCCGCAACAGCCTTGAAGCTGAAGTCCATAGGTGGCAGTCATAGGTGTCGGAAACTTGCTCATCACCCGAAAAACAGCGTTCAAGTGGACACTCTTACCAAGTTAGcttcctgtgtctcctgcaggTAAAGACGGCAATTTCTCACGTGAGCTTACGAAGCCTCACAGTTCCCAGGCATCAACCCAGTGTCCTTCCTGAGGCCAGTCCCAGGTTTGCTTCCTGTCTGCAGCTTACAGTTTGATTCTTGTCCACTTCAAAGCAGCTCAGAGCGCAGGGGGACCAAGCCCTTGTACAGAAAGTGCACAGAACGTCTGCTTCCCTACGCCCCGTTGTCAGGAAGGCCACACCTATGTTTTCCCCTGATGTTTCCACAGTGTTCAGATGCACCAGGCTACAACGCAAGGCTGACCAAAACCTCTTTTCCTCTGGTTCAGGGTTGTGATGGGTGTATCATTCTTTAGGGACAGGCATGATGACACCGAtatatggtgatattttgtttgtaatctagcaaataaagcttgcctgaagattagagtgcagagctaaggcATTAGTAACCCATAAAGGCCTcgcagtgctggcacacacctttaatcccagtacttgggagacagaggacgacggatctctgtgagttcaaggccaccctgagctatgcGCAatattgaatctgtctaaaagagaaacagagctcaaagATCAAAGGTGGTCCCAGAAGTTGGGatcacacgtctttaatcccagcactagagaggtggagacaggagtgatatggctgggcagggagaggaatatgaggcagaaggagacagctcagtgcagtctgaggattcaatctgagcatgcagtctgagtttttgtagagacaggatcgtCCCTTCTGCCTGAGCATTGGTAAAGGTAAAAACTTTCTAGTAATtggctgctctgctcctctggtctttcagcattaacccctatatctggcttccgttttttattattaagaacaattagaatttttgCTACACGGGTgttattcttttttcattcttttttccttttttttgagataagattttcCTGTGTAgcattgactgtcctggaactagctctgtagaccaggctgtcttcaagctcagagatccgcctgcctctaccttcccaagtgctgggattaaaggcgtgcgccaccaccgcctggctgacaCTGCTGTCATGCTCACCCACCATGCTAGGGACAAAACAGGGTAGACAGGCAGCTGCAAGGCCTTCGTCTTCCTCTACCTGCTTATCTTGGACACCAGGACAAAGGTGATGACTGTCCTTTGTTCTCCCAGGTGctccagaggcagacagatcgaGTCATGTGCCCCCTGTGCATGCAGTGAAATGGGACTTGGTCCCCTGTTTGGGGCCGTATGGCCAACAGTGTCCTGTTTGAGGTTTGGTTTTTCTGGAAACATTTCACCACAGAACAAATCACTAAATTGTTTGATCCAGGCCTGCCAATGTGAAGGTGACTGACACGGCTTCCCATCGATCACTCTACAAGGTCTCTCCAATTAGACTTACAACGTCCTTGGTCTTCTGACGTGAGATAACGGTGGCTGGGACTCACCAGGTTGCTGACATGGCCTGTCCCAGTCTGGATAAATTACAACTCTACGGGGTTGTCGCATTACACACCATCTGTATGCGCATGTGCGTATGGTGTGcaagtatgcatgcatgttttccATGTGTCTGAACACATGTGTGAGTGAGGGTGCCTGTACATACGGAGGCCCAAGACTGGTGTCAGGAATTAACCTTGATCACACTTCCGCCCCATTCATTGAGACAGAGCTTGCCAATATGACTATCCTCGCTAGCGAGCttgctctgcctctgctccccacgGCTGGAATTACAGCCACTCACCATGTATTTAGGCAGATTCTGGGACTCTGAAGTTAAAAGTTCTGGTCCTCACATTTGTGTGGCTTCACTCTAACTACTTAGCTGACTCCCCAGTCCCTTTCATCCCAGgcctcttcccagcccccacccccattccccacctccccacttaTTTCCGTTGTTTATCTTGTCCTAATGAGTAAGAAAATGTTTCACATTGTCCCCTCCATCTCCcacgttggggatggaacccagggtcagGGGACTGGATACTAGACAAGAACTCTACCAGTCAGTCATCCTCCCAGCCTTAGGACTTTGAGACAGGTCttcctgtgcagccctggctgccctcaagctagtaatcctcctgctgtagcctcctgaatgctggactcaaaggtgtgtgccaccacacctggtttagtGTGGTAAGAGTGCAAACTGCTTTTCCTGATTCAGTTGAGATGATCAAGAGTCAAATCATGTCcatgtttaattaataaaatgggaCTTGAGTCgtgtgggtttttctttgttctattaaTATGGTGTGTTATATTGGTTGGGTTTcatttctagaattcttttttttttttttttgatttttcgagacagggtttctctgtagctttggagcctgtcctggaactagctcttgtagaccaggctggcctcaaactcacagagatccgcctgcctccgcctcccgagtgctgggattaaaggcgtacgccaccaccacccggcatcaTTTCTAGAATTCTTACAGTCCTGGGAAAAATCTTCCTGGGTCATGGTGCATAATTCTTAAAAACTGTAGTGGGGTTttgctgagaatttttttttttttttggtttttcgagacagggtttctctgtggttttggagcctgtcctggaactagctcttgtagaccaggctggtctcgaactcacagagatccgcctgcctctgcctcccgagtgctgggattaaaggcgtgcgccaccaccgcccggcttgctgagaatt contains these protein-coding regions:
- the Sct gene encoding secretin is translated as MEVSISLPGSTNPSTPPPSQLRGANGTGGGRTTAVGVALTFPQSMGRGRPRGAGAVLEPPTCRRGSYKAGARSSGCSCTAQHTRSRTMEHPLPRPPLLLLLLLLAGSTALPALPRISRHSDGTFTSELSRLQDSARLQRLLQGLVGKRSEQDAENIPENSLTGSKPSEDQLCLLWSNTQALQDWLLPRLSLDGSQSPWLPPGPKPAVEVSEWTEATRRPR